From the genome of Thermoproteales archaeon:
TTTACTCGTTTACAGCAACTTTCAATTTATGCATGTTGAAGAATTTCTTGAACTCTAGCTTACGATATAATTGATAAGATCTTTCATCTTCAGGTATAGTATCCATTTTTCAAAACAGGCTTTCTTAACATAATTTAAGCAGTGGGTTACAAGCTTTATGCCTATTCCTCTACGCCTGAAATCTTTATGAACAACGAGAACCTCGAGAAAGCAGTACAAGCCATAAGGGTAAGGCTCTTCAGCGAATACAATCTATACTTCGCCGACGATTTTACTATTTAAAAACGCGACAAAGTCTTGCCTCCAAATTTTCAAGAATGTCGAAATGAACGCGGATAAGTTGTTCATCCATCCATGTACCGCCATGAAGCTAGCTCTCGAAAGGAGTTAACTCTTCATAGCTAACCTCCACTTTCTTGTTTCTTAAGCGTTTAAACCATTTATCCATGTCTGGACAATGTACTTCTACAATACCGCTATAATCCTCTTCTGATGCTTCTCTTATGAAAATCTGAATATCGATCACCATTTCGTTATATATCATCTTTAACCTGTGATTAAAATGAGAATTTATTTAAATTCGATGCTAACTTTAAGATTGAGCAGGAATAGCGCTACGAGCGCTATAGCCACAGCCTTTAAAAATGCGCTAAAATGTGCTCCATAGGGCTTGGGAAACGGCTCATCTGCGATGAGGTAAGATCCCTTATCTTCTAATGTTGCATCTTTTCTCATTCTCTTAACTGACGCGGCTAGAATTAAATCTCCTGAGGAGCCTATAAGATTTAGAGAAAAGGTGATAGCTATCAAGTTTTTCATAAAACTATCTACATAAAATGTTGGAAAAAGTATTAAAGGGGAGAAAACTAGAGGTGCTAAGCAAACTATCAGCCACCTGTTAGGCTTTACCTTGCCAGAAACCGTAGTGTAGAAAACGGGCATAAAAGATATTTTTCCATAGCCAACTCGAGCCTTATATCCTAATATTATAGCCGTAATATAGTGTAATCCTTCATGAAAAACCAAGGTTATAAAGAGAGGAATGACTACATCTAAAACACTTGAAAAGCTAACATAATCCAATCCAAGACTTTTCAAAATTAAAAATGAGACGAAAAACAAGATGATAGACAGGGAAGCAATGTCCCAGACGTAATCATCCAGTTTAAACGCGTAAACTTCTTTGTTCATTGCAGCGCCCTCTCAAAATATTATAGACTTTATGTAAGTAAGTTAGCAGTAGCTAATTATAAACTTGAAGGAAAATATTAGGTTTAATCAGCTTTAAACATTATCTTCATAATTTCGACTGCTATAAAAAGCGACAGTGACAATACGACAGCTACCGCCCAGTCTATCAGGAATGGAAACGTTACATCGAATGCTGTATGGAGATATGGCACATAGAGGATGAGAAGTTGCATTACTATGGACGATAATATGGCAAGTATCAGATACTTGTTTTTGAATATACCAACTTTCCAGACGGGATAACGCAACGATCTACAGGATAGAGCAAGCAAAAGCTCCATCAATATCATAGACGTGAAGATTTGAGTCCTAGCCTCTATCAATTCTTCTCCAATAATGTTTAAGCTCACGTAGAAACTGGCGAGTAGCAAAGCAGTCATGAGTAACGGCGTTAGTATGAGGAATAGCAGAGTATCGCGCTTGGTAAATACGCCTTCCCTGGGATCGCGTGGCGGTCTTTTCATTAAGTCAGGATCTGCGGGGTCTATTCCTAAAGCTAAAGCTGGCAAGCCGTCAGTAACTAGGTTAATCCAGAGGTATTGTATAGCCGTAAACGGTAGTGGAAGCGAGGATAGAGAGGCGAAAAGCGGCATCATAATCTCTGCGATATTACAGCGCAGCAGGTAAACTAGATATTTCTTAATGTTTTCATATATCTCTCTTCCCTGCTCAACTGCCGCAACGATCGTAGCGAAGTTATCATCTGCCAACACCATGTCCGAAGCTTCTTTAGCAACTTCTGTCCCCGTAATCCCCATGGCTATTCCTATATCGGCAGCTTTCAAAGCTGGCGCGTCGTTTACTCCGTCGCCGGTCATGGCAACGATGTATCCCTTTTTCTTCAAAGCTTTAACGATTTTTAACTTGTGTTCCGGTGAAACTCTCGCATAGACTTTAACGTTTTCAACTATTTTCTCAAATTCTTCCTCGTCAATCCTGTCTAGATCAACGCCCGTAAGAACATAATCTTCATCCCTAAACATTCCCAATTCTTTCGCTACGGCAACTGCAGTCAATTTGTGATCGCCTGTGATCATGACTGTCTTAATTCCAGCTTGCTTACAGCGGTCTATAGCGTCCTTAACTTCTGGACGTGGAGGATCCATCATTCCAACAATGCCTAGGAACGTGAAGCCTTTCTCAAAATTTTCTTCGAGAGTATTTTCGAGCTCTTTGGGATCAACCTCCCTGTATGCTATTGCTAGATTTCTTAAACCTTGCATAGCCAGAGTATCGTTTACGTTTAATATCTTCTCCTCATATTCGCGAGTGAGTTTTCTGACTTCTCCGTTCACTACAATTTTATCGCATAAGCCTAGAACGACTTCTGGAGCTCCTTTCATATACGCGACTATGCGCTCGTTTGGTGTTTCGTGAACTGTTGTCATTCTTTTTCTTTCAGAAGAGAAGGGTATCTCATTTATTCTAGGATAAACTTCTAATTCCTTTTCTCCAATACCGGCTTTTGCAGCTGCAACTATTAAAGCGCCTTCTGTCGGATCTCCCCTTATCGTCCATTTTTCTTCCTCCTTAACGAGCCTAGCATCGCTACATAGGGCTGATGCAAGCAGAAGTAGCTTTAGCTCGTCATCGACATCTATAGCCTTGCCGTCAACTTTAAAATTGCCTACGGGTTCATAACCAGAACCTGTCACGTCGATAGTTTTATCTATAACGTATATTTTCCTCACAGTCATTTCGCCCTTAGTCATAGTGCCGGTTTTATCCGAACATATTATAGAAGTACTGCCCAGAGTTTCGACAGCTGGTAAGCGTCTGATAATGGCGTTTCTCTTGGCCATGCGATACATGCCGACGGCTAACGCGCCCGTAACTACGGCAGGTAATGCCTCTGGTACGGCTGCGACAGCTAAGCTAACAGCCCACATGGTCATCTCTAAAAGGCTCTTGTGCCATACGAAGAATCCAATGGCTGCAACTAAAGCGGCTACGGTAAAACATAGAATAGTTAGCAATCTGCCGATCTCGGCCATTCTCCTTTCCAGAGGAGTTTCTTCTTTTTTCTCTTCTTGAACAGTAGCGGCTATTTTACCGAGTTCAGTGCTCATTCCCGTGGCGACAACCACAGCTTTCCCCCGTCCATATATAACTGCCGTGCCGGCAAAGACCATGTTCAGGCGATCGCTAACGGAAATTTCTTCTGGTAGAGGGTCTGTAATTTTTGTAACTGCTACAGATTCTCCAGTTAGAGAGGCTTCATCCACTTTCAAGTTGTGGGCTTCTATTACTCTAGCATCTGCTGGAACTTTATCTCCAGCGTTTAAAACTAGAATATCTCCTGGAACTATTTCCTTTGTTGGAATGGTAACTTCCTTCCCGTCGCGAATAACTGTTGCCGTGGGAGTGGTGAGCTTCTTTAATGCTTCTATGGCTCGCTCAGCTCGATATTCCTGTATAAACCCCAATCCGGCGCTTGCAACTACAATAGCTGTTATAATAACAGCATCTAAAGTTTCACCTATGGCTATCGAAAGAATAGAGGCTAAAATCAGTATAATAACTAGTATATTCTTGAATTGGCCGATAAATATTTCAATTTTTGTTCTTCCTTTTTCTTTTCTAAGTTCGTTCGGACCATACTCTAGCAATCTTTTAGCGGCTTCTTCGGCGCTTAAACCTTTAACCCCGCTTTTTAGCTTTTCGAGAGCTTCCGTAATGTTAAGAGCATGCCATTTAACATCCAAGCTCATAAACACCGCCATAGAATACGTAAAATAATATTTTAAATTAATCTTCTTACAATCCTAGTTAGCTCGCTTAAATCGTGTATTATAAAATCTGGGGTTGTCAGGATGCG
Proteins encoded in this window:
- a CDS encoding GNAT family N-acetyltransferase, giving the protein MYCFLEVLVVHKDFRRRGIGIKLVTHCLNYVKKACFEKWILYLKMKDLINYIVS
- a CDS encoding DUF3267 domain-containing protein, coding for MNKEVYAFKLDDYVWDIASLSIILFFVSFLILKSLGLDYVSFSSVLDVVIPLFITLVFHEGLHYITAIILGYKARVGYGKISFMPVFYTTVSGKVKPNRWLIVCLAPLVFSPLILFPTFYVDSFMKNLIAITFSLNLIGSSGDLILAASVKRMRKDATLEDKGSYLIADEPFPKPYGAHFSAFLKAVAIALVALFLLNLKVSIEFK
- a CDS encoding cation-translocating P-type ATPase — encoded protein: MSLDVKWHALNITEALEKLKSGVKGLSAEEAAKRLLEYGPNELRKEKGRTKIEIFIGQFKNILVIILILASILSIAIGETLDAVIITAIVVASAGLGFIQEYRAERAIEALKKLTTPTATVIRDGKEVTIPTKEIVPGDILVLNAGDKVPADARVIEAHNLKVDEASLTGESVAVTKITDPLPEEISVSDRLNMVFAGTAVIYGRGKAVVVATGMSTELGKIAATVQEEKKEETPLERRMAEIGRLLTILCFTVAALVAAIGFFVWHKSLLEMTMWAVSLAVAAVPEALPAVVTGALAVGMYRMAKRNAIIRRLPAVETLGSTSIICSDKTGTMTKGEMTVRKIYVIDKTIDVTGSGYEPVGNFKVDGKAIDVDDELKLLLLASALCSDARLVKEEEKWTIRGDPTEGALIVAAAKAGIGEKELEVYPRINEIPFSSERKRMTTVHETPNERIVAYMKGAPEVVLGLCDKIVVNGEVRKLTREYEEKILNVNDTLAMQGLRNLAIAYREVDPKELENTLEENFEKGFTFLGIVGMMDPPRPEVKDAIDRCKQAGIKTVMITGDHKLTAVAVAKELGMFRDEDYVLTGVDLDRIDEEEFEKIVENVKVYARVSPEHKLKIVKALKKKGYIVAMTGDGVNDAPALKAADIGIAMGITGTEVAKEASDMVLADDNFATIVAAVEQGREIYENIKKYLVYLLRCNIAEIMMPLFASLSSLPLPFTAIQYLWINLVTDGLPALALGIDPADPDLMKRPPRDPREGVFTKRDTLLFLILTPLLMTALLLASFYVSLNIIGEELIEARTQIFTSMILMELLLALSCRSLRYPVWKVGIFKNKYLILAILSSIVMQLLILYVPYLHTAFDVTFPFLIDWAVAVVLSLSLFIAVEIMKIMFKAD